One region of Microbacterium sufflavum genomic DNA includes:
- a CDS encoding DUF4287 domain-containing protein, whose translation MSFQAYLDKVETQTGLTPRQFIELARAQGFDEGTKSTVVLTWLKQEYGLGHGHAQAMTHVILKGPKISDKHVGTAGSHSDASDTLWLDGKDSNPHR comes from the coding sequence ATGTCCTTCCAGGCCTACCTCGACAAGGTCGAGACCCAGACCGGGCTCACGCCCCGCCAGTTCATCGAGCTCGCCCGCGCCCAGGGCTTCGACGAGGGCACGAAGTCCACGGTCGTGCTCACGTGGCTCAAGCAGGAGTACGGCCTCGGCCACGGTCACGCGCAGGCCATGACCCACGTCATCCTCAAGGGACCGAAGATCAGCGACAAGCACGTCGGCACGGCAGGCTCCCACAGCGACGCCTCCGACACCCTGTGGCTCGACGGCAAGGACAGCAACCCGCACCGCTGA
- a CDS encoding 1,4-dihydroxy-2-naphthoate polyprenyltransferase — protein MAASSRRKKKSGTRTRPHTSGNPAKRPVVEAGPVTVSDWIGAARLRTLPLAVAPVVIGTGAARSTGPEFHWVIALACLAVAVLLQIGVNFTNDYSDGVRGTDAHRVGPARLTASGRVKPRTVLIIGLVFFALAAAVGLAIVVRTEQWWMLAVGAACIVAAWFYTGGKRPYGYYGLGEVFVFVFFGLVATLGTTWVQIFALPQQAWLGAIAAGLFACAVLLANNLRDIEQDRAVGKRTLTVLIGRRATQVLFTLFVLAPFGIAVFLALLFPIAWIALLALLAGLPAVLIVWTYRQPRELVTALALTSLTSLLYAGALFWAFVG, from the coding sequence GTGGCAGCATCCTCCCGGCGCAAGAAGAAGAGCGGCACCCGAACCCGACCGCACACCAGCGGAAACCCGGCCAAGCGGCCCGTGGTCGAGGCCGGTCCGGTCACCGTCTCCGACTGGATCGGCGCCGCACGACTGCGCACCCTGCCGCTGGCGGTCGCGCCGGTCGTGATCGGCACGGGCGCCGCGCGCAGCACGGGGCCGGAGTTCCACTGGGTCATCGCCCTCGCCTGCCTCGCGGTCGCGGTGCTGCTGCAGATCGGCGTGAACTTCACGAACGACTACAGCGACGGGGTCCGCGGCACCGACGCCCACCGTGTCGGTCCGGCGCGGCTGACGGCCTCCGGGCGGGTGAAGCCGCGCACCGTGCTGATCATCGGGCTCGTGTTCTTCGCGCTCGCCGCGGCGGTCGGCCTCGCGATCGTGGTGCGCACGGAGCAGTGGTGGATGCTGGCCGTCGGCGCGGCGTGCATCGTCGCGGCGTGGTTCTACACGGGCGGCAAGCGCCCCTACGGCTACTACGGCCTGGGCGAGGTGTTCGTCTTCGTGTTCTTCGGGCTGGTGGCGACGCTCGGCACCACGTGGGTGCAGATCTTCGCACTCCCGCAGCAGGCGTGGCTGGGGGCGATCGCGGCCGGCCTGTTCGCGTGCGCGGTGCTGCTGGCGAACAACCTCCGCGACATCGAGCAGGACCGCGCCGTCGGCAAGCGCACGCTCACGGTGCTGATCGGGCGGCGTGCGACCCAGGTGCTGTTCACCCTGTTCGTCCTCGCGCCGTTCGGGATCGCGGTGTTCCTGGCGCTGCTGTTCCCGATCGCGTGGATCGCGCTGCTCGCGCTGCTGGCGGGGCTGCCCGCCGTGCTGATCGTCTGGACGTACCGTCAGCCGCGGGAGCTGGTGACGGCACTGGCCCTGACCTCGCTCA
- a CDS encoding cupin domain-containing protein has translation MTTTPAPSSLVRDADLRIGTGRSRRFVGAEHGADVSYFFVENQPGEGPGLHWHPYSETWVVLEGTVRLRVGDRLLLAGPGDTATVAAFTPHGFTNAGEGLLRILCIHASATIVQTFLDND, from the coding sequence ATGACCACCACACCCGCTCCCTCGTCGCTCGTCCGCGACGCCGACCTCCGCATCGGCACCGGCCGCAGCCGCCGGTTCGTCGGGGCCGAGCACGGCGCCGACGTGTCCTATTTCTTCGTCGAGAATCAGCCGGGCGAGGGTCCAGGGCTGCACTGGCACCCGTACTCGGAGACCTGGGTGGTCCTCGAGGGGACCGTCCGCCTCCGCGTCGGCGACCGGCTCCTCCTCGCCGGACCGGGCGACACCGCCACGGTCGCCGCCTTCACGCCGCACGGCTTCACGAACGCGGGGGAGGGGCTGCTGCGCATCCTGTGCATCCACGCCTCCGCCACCATCGTCCAGACCTTCCTCGACAACGACTGA